The following proteins are co-located in the Massilia litorea genome:
- a CDS encoding glycosyltransferase family 2 protein, with the protein MKDSALDDLWVVIPAFNEGAVIADVVRDIRQFCPNVVLVDDGSRDDTAEHARSAGAIVLRHPINLGQGAALQTGIEFAVRNRAVYVATFDADGQHDVHDLAPMIELLKERNLDVVLGSRFIGKTVGMTFSRRLLLRAAVLFTRLTTGMNLTDAHNGLRVFTRKGIANISLVHNRMAHASEILEQIAQNRLAYAEFGNTVRYTEYSRAKGQKASNAVNIVVDLVLGRISK; encoded by the coding sequence ATGAAAGATAGCGCACTCGATGACCTGTGGGTGGTCATTCCTGCCTTCAATGAAGGCGCAGTTATCGCTGACGTTGTGCGGGACATAAGGCAATTTTGCCCGAATGTCGTGCTTGTGGACGACGGCTCACGGGACGACACCGCGGAGCATGCGCGGTCCGCAGGCGCAATCGTCCTGCGCCATCCGATCAATCTGGGGCAAGGCGCGGCGCTGCAGACCGGCATCGAATTCGCCGTGCGCAATCGCGCTGTCTACGTGGCCACCTTCGACGCCGACGGACAGCACGACGTTCACGACTTGGCGCCGATGATCGAACTGCTGAAGGAGCGCAACCTCGATGTCGTACTGGGCAGCAGGTTCATTGGTAAGACAGTCGGCATGACATTTTCCAGGCGCCTACTGCTGCGTGCGGCGGTCCTGTTTACACGACTGACGACGGGGATGAACCTGACCGATGCGCACAATGGCTTGCGTGTTTTCACGCGCAAAGGCATCGCCAACATTTCGCTGGTCCATAACCGCATGGCCCATGCATCCGAAATTCTCGAGCAGATCGCCCAGAACCGGCTGGCATACGCCGAGTTCGGGAATACGGTGCGCTATACGGAGTATTCACGTGCCAAAGGACAGAAAGCGTCGAATGCCGTGAATATTGTTGTCGACCTCGTTCTTGGAAGGATTAGCAAATGA
- a CDS encoding DUF2304 domain-containing protein — protein sequence MIVQSLLTIALVGSLLYIFGQKRLLGTIRLGLYAVICAGLFFVWSPDQSTAIANHLGVGRGVDLIYYIWIVLSLAVFVNIHLKLRENTSLVTQLARQIAIAEAQRNLSEQSVQAVHNQAQGTN from the coding sequence ATGATCGTTCAATCCCTGCTGACGATCGCGCTGGTCGGATCCCTGTTGTACATCTTTGGCCAGAAACGACTTCTCGGTACTATCCGGCTTGGCCTGTACGCCGTCATCTGCGCCGGCTTGTTCTTTGTCTGGTCGCCCGATCAATCGACCGCGATTGCCAATCACCTGGGCGTGGGGCGCGGTGTTGACCTGATTTATTACATCTGGATCGTCTTGTCGCTCGCCGTTTTCGTCAACATCCATTTGAAGCTGCGTGAAAACACCAGTTTGGTAACCCAGCTGGCCCGGCAAATCGCGATTGCCGAAGCGCAACGCAACCTGAGCGAGCAAAGCGTGCAGGCAGTCCACAACCAGGCCCAGGGCACCAACTAA
- a CDS encoding glycosyltransferase family protein: MTSLKNPAWQVRGGSAAAGTFHAIAAGLCILTALSFFLLPLPTLQWFTDYWEHASAVRVLSENVLAPSNPHYATYDADRQFIPLFVLLGGLMQLTGMGVTAALALGAVVTTALFVVGVKMFADSYFQHRWAPVILIAVLLCCWGTPWVWTGFYEFRAMFYNSFYPAAFVFSLTFITWALVIRALQSDTVALSICCLLPLLSALMFVSHQLGGLFALGGAFLFLLFEPKSTSKTRLLLFTLLAFGVAITWWWPYFNPIELTYRGAGDKENGGVADFYNTVQVVLLLGPAWLGIPLLFELFRKRIHLALVAGFLGVFGAYCIGGALGHPVAHRFLSYAVLYLHLPITWKLLSLIPEREAKFSVAELKRDRPRFVVLALCAALVMLHLAFGALDFARVGYERTSGKSFGSYPNQDVIGNLIAVANKLPGDAIMFASPHPALAITAFKGKVVVRPRPQLMIADGVARSKDNAQFFSSATSQAERRELARKYGVRYILIKKEDLPMNVTEDLKALGEVVPNPGQLVLIKIDISKLP; this comes from the coding sequence TTGACCAGTTTGAAGAATCCTGCCTGGCAGGTGCGCGGCGGCAGCGCTGCTGCCGGCACCTTTCACGCGATCGCAGCCGGACTATGCATTCTGACGGCGCTGTCGTTCTTCCTGCTCCCGCTCCCGACCCTGCAATGGTTCACCGATTACTGGGAACATGCGTCCGCCGTCCGCGTTTTATCGGAAAACGTGCTTGCGCCAAGTAACCCGCACTACGCCACCTACGACGCCGATCGCCAGTTTATACCGCTGTTCGTTTTGCTCGGCGGGTTGATGCAGTTGACCGGCATGGGCGTTACCGCAGCCCTCGCGCTCGGTGCCGTCGTGACGACGGCTCTTTTCGTCGTCGGCGTGAAAATGTTTGCCGATTCCTATTTCCAGCACAGGTGGGCGCCGGTAATTCTGATCGCCGTCTTGCTGTGTTGTTGGGGTACGCCCTGGGTGTGGACCGGCTTCTACGAGTTCCGGGCGATGTTCTACAATAGTTTTTATCCGGCGGCCTTCGTATTTTCACTCACTTTCATCACGTGGGCACTCGTGATCCGGGCCCTGCAGTCCGATACAGTCGCGCTATCGATTTGCTGCCTGCTGCCGCTCCTGTCTGCGCTCATGTTCGTTTCGCACCAGTTGGGCGGACTGTTTGCGCTGGGAGGCGCCTTCCTGTTCTTGTTATTCGAGCCGAAAAGTACGAGTAAAACGCGTCTCTTACTGTTTACTTTGTTGGCTTTCGGAGTGGCTATTACCTGGTGGTGGCCGTATTTCAATCCCATCGAACTGACTTACCGCGGGGCGGGCGACAAGGAAAACGGCGGCGTCGCCGACTTCTATAACACGGTGCAGGTCGTCCTTTTGCTGGGCCCAGCCTGGCTCGGGATACCACTGCTGTTCGAACTGTTCCGAAAGCGTATCCATCTGGCGCTTGTCGCCGGATTCCTGGGAGTTTTTGGTGCCTACTGTATTGGTGGCGCACTAGGGCACCCGGTGGCGCACCGTTTCTTGTCGTATGCGGTGCTCTACCTGCACCTGCCGATTACATGGAAACTGCTGTCCCTGATTCCGGAAAGAGAGGCCAAGTTCAGCGTGGCAGAACTGAAGAGAGACCGGCCAAGATTCGTTGTATTGGCCCTATGTGCGGCGTTGGTGATGCTGCACCTGGCGTTCGGTGCGCTCGATTTTGCCCGGGTGGGATACGAACGGACGAGCGGGAAGTCATTCGGTTCTTATCCAAACCAGGACGTGATCGGCAATTTGATCGCCGTTGCCAATAAATTGCCAGGCGATGCGATCATGTTTGCTTCGCCGCATCCCGCGCTCGCGATCACTGCCTTCAAAGGCAAAGTCGTCGTGCGGCCGCGACCCCAGTTGATGATTGCGGACGGTGTGGCACGCAGCAAGGACAATGCACAGTTCTTTTCTTCCGCCACTTCGCAGGCCGAGCGGCGCGAACTGGCTCGCAAATACGGTGTCCGCTATATCCTGATTAAAAAAGAAGATCTTCCGATGAATGTGACGGAAGACTTGAAAGCCTTGGGAGAAGTGGTCCCGAACCCCGGACAGCTCGTCCTTATCAAGATCGATATTTCGAAATTACCATGA
- a CDS encoding EamA family transporter, protein MTNSLILTMIFYSLGMAGGQLLFKLAAMHLAQRTPASSVISYLNVYLVSGLFLYGLLTMLWVWILRSVPLSKAYPFVALSFVFTPMLSKFVLGEQLSPGYFAGLALIAAGVVVIVRT, encoded by the coding sequence ATGACTAATTCCCTGATCCTGACGATGATTTTTTATTCGTTGGGGATGGCAGGTGGCCAACTGCTGTTCAAGCTCGCTGCAATGCACCTTGCTCAACGGACTCCGGCTTCGTCTGTCATTTCGTATTTGAACGTCTACCTGGTGTCCGGACTGTTTCTCTACGGCCTACTGACGATGTTGTGGGTATGGATCCTGCGCAGCGTGCCGCTCTCCAAAGCCTATCCGTTCGTTGCCTTGTCCTTCGTGTTCACGCCGATGCTATCGAAGTTTGTGTTAGGCGAGCAGTTGTCGCCCGGATATTTTGCAGGACTTGCGCTTATTGCTGCCGGAGTGGTTGTAATTGTCCGTACTTGA
- a CDS encoding acyltransferase family protein, with amino-acid sequence MKSQTTLRLIQVDALRGIAALMVVFFHYTTKYEELFGHAGKPAVYVPWGYLGVNLFFMISGFVIFMTLDKTVRPLDFVVSRGFRLYPAYWFAVTVTFLITQWTDLHGQTVDLGTALINLSMVQGLFGIKNVDGVYWTLKIELIFYGWALLLFYLRSLDKIQGVLIGLLLLRCVEHFVPSASGYTIPSELSRLLLLDVIPWFAAGISIYKLSFNQSKNKKPSYVVVVILSALAIGLSDGLALTGLLVLFALLLFSAATGSISLLSHRIFTLLGTMSYCLYLLHENIGWSIIAACEKAGTSANTAILLALFVSLGLSFVAMRIVEQPAVAWGRAWYRLYRARRDDAVA; translated from the coding sequence ATGAAAAGCCAAACCACGTTGCGTTTGATTCAGGTCGATGCCCTACGTGGAATCGCAGCCTTGATGGTCGTTTTTTTCCATTACACGACCAAATATGAGGAATTATTTGGGCATGCTGGTAAGCCGGCAGTTTATGTACCCTGGGGCTACCTGGGCGTTAACTTGTTCTTCATGATCAGTGGTTTCGTTATTTTCATGACACTGGATAAAACTGTGCGGCCTTTGGATTTTGTCGTGTCCCGTGGTTTCAGGCTCTACCCTGCTTATTGGTTTGCGGTGACGGTCACCTTTTTGATTACGCAATGGACCGATCTTCACGGACAAACGGTTGATCTGGGAACCGCACTCATCAATTTGAGTATGGTGCAAGGTTTGTTTGGGATTAAAAACGTTGACGGTGTCTATTGGACATTGAAGATCGAACTAATCTTTTACGGCTGGGCACTGCTCTTGTTTTATCTTCGATCACTGGATAAGATCCAAGGCGTGCTGATTGGCTTGCTCCTTCTTCGTTGTGTGGAACATTTTGTGCCATCTGCGTCGGGCTATACCATACCGTCGGAGCTAAGTCGGCTATTACTGCTAGACGTCATTCCCTGGTTTGCTGCCGGGATTTCGATTTACAAATTGTCGTTTAACCAGTCAAAAAACAAAAAACCATCGTATGTTGTCGTGGTAATCCTCTCAGCGCTTGCAATCGGTTTGAGCGACGGGCTAGCACTGACCGGACTACTCGTGCTATTCGCATTGCTATTATTCAGTGCCGCGACAGGAAGTATTTCGCTTCTCAGTCACCGAATTTTCACACTTCTTGGAACGATGTCGTACTGTTTATACTTACTTCACGAAAACATCGGATGGTCTATTATTGCTGCATGCGAAAAAGCAGGCACATCGGCAAATACCGCCATCCTACTGGCCTTGTTTGTTTCCTTAGGCTTGTCATTTGTGGCGATGCGAATTGTTGAGCAACCCGCTGTTGCATGGGGACGGGCTTGGTATCGTTTGTACCGCGCCCGCAGGGACGACGCTGTTGCTTGA
- a CDS encoding GNAT family N-acetyltransferase: protein MNDLRFSTLDNDDPGNDALDAFVRAHPEGNAYQLAAWRRAVASAYGYAGRVLVAWQGSELAGMLPLCEFARPLSRPRWISLPFCDLGGPLAVSGAVAEALAARARLDLGTQGAAGLELRCSAPGTEDEAGLEGRKVRMLLGLPESAAALMQSYPPKLRSQVRKAEKNGLTSEVITGAAGIAEFYDIYSRNMRRLGSPPHSRAWFEAVQRHYGAAGDMFMVIVRHEGKAVGAGWVLLCGDKAVIPWASTLAEFNSLAPNMLLYWAIQSHLCERGVRQFDFGRSTFGEGTYKFKKQWGALPVALDWKEWDAQGVAAIAAPAAKGGGSSLRALIESAWQKLPLPVANSLGGRLRRYITL, encoded by the coding sequence TTGAACGACCTCAGATTCTCCACCCTCGACAATGACGATCCCGGCAACGATGCGCTCGACGCCTTCGTGCGCGCGCATCCCGAGGGCAATGCTTACCAGCTGGCGGCCTGGCGCCGCGCCGTTGCCAGCGCCTACGGCTATGCCGGCCGCGTGCTGGTGGCCTGGCAAGGATCGGAACTGGCCGGCATGCTGCCGCTGTGCGAATTCGCCCGGCCGCTGTCGCGTCCGCGCTGGATCTCGCTACCGTTTTGCGACCTCGGCGGGCCGCTGGCCGTCTCCGGTGCCGTCGCCGAGGCGCTGGCGGCACGCGCGCGCCTCGACCTGGGCACCCAGGGGGCGGCCGGACTGGAGCTGCGCTGCTCGGCGCCCGGGACGGAGGACGAAGCCGGACTGGAGGGACGCAAGGTGCGCATGCTGCTCGGCCTGCCCGAGAGCGCGGCGGCACTGATGCAGTCGTATCCCCCGAAGCTGCGCAGCCAGGTGAGAAAAGCGGAAAAGAACGGCCTGACCTCGGAAGTAATCACCGGCGCGGCCGGCATCGCCGAGTTTTACGATATTTACAGCCGCAACATGCGTCGCCTCGGCAGTCCTCCCCACAGCCGTGCCTGGTTCGAAGCCGTCCAACGGCACTACGGCGCGGCCGGCGACATGTTCATGGTCATCGTGCGCCACGAGGGCAAGGCGGTTGGCGCCGGCTGGGTGCTGCTGTGCGGAGACAAGGCCGTCATTCCCTGGGCTTCGACCCTGGCCGAGTTCAACTCGCTGGCGCCGAATATGCTGCTGTACTGGGCGATCCAGTCGCACCTGTGCGAACGCGGCGTGCGCCAGTTCGACTTCGGCCGCTCGACCTTCGGCGAGGGGACCTATAAATTCAAGAAGCAATGGGGCGCGCTGCCGGTGGCGCTCGACTGGAAAGAATGGGACGCGCAAGGCGTGGCGGCGATCGCGGCCCCCGCGGCAAAGGGAGGCGGCTCGTCATTGCGGGCCCTGATCGAAAGCGCTTGGCAGAAGCTGCCCTTACCCGTGGCGAACAGCCTCGGTGGGCGCCTGCGGCGCTACATTACGCTGTAA
- a CDS encoding nucleotide sugar dehydrogenase: protein MKADQVVAVVGLGYVGLPLAVEFGKKVRTIGFDLSASKIENYKKFIDPTGEVSTEQLQAANKLEVTTDAALLAQADYVVVAVPTPVDIAHNPDFTPLIGASTTVGKNLKQGAIVIFESTVYPGATEEVCIPLLEKHSGTKWKEGFHVGFSPERINPGDKEHTLTTILKVVSGDDAETLESVAQLYETVITAGVHRASSIKVAEAAKVIENTQRDLNIALMNELAIIFDKIGIDTLEVLKAAGTKWNFLPFRPGLVGGHCIGVDPYYLTHKAEMVGYHPQVILAGRRINDGMAKFVAEKTVKSMISSGFQVKGAKVNVIGLTFKENCPDLRNSKVADIVHELESYGVDVHVWDPLAEADEAHHEYGITLEKNWDALPKADALIAAVPHKEVLAMSVPDFQAKLNDGGCFIDVKSQFDQNALREAGFCVWRL from the coding sequence ATGAAAGCAGATCAGGTCGTCGCAGTAGTAGGACTGGGTTACGTGGGCTTACCGCTCGCAGTGGAATTCGGCAAGAAAGTACGGACGATTGGTTTCGACCTGTCGGCGTCAAAAATCGAGAACTACAAAAAATTCATTGACCCGACCGGTGAAGTCTCGACCGAGCAGTTGCAGGCAGCAAACAAGCTGGAAGTGACGACTGACGCGGCGCTGCTGGCGCAGGCGGACTACGTCGTCGTGGCCGTGCCGACCCCGGTCGACATCGCCCACAACCCGGACTTCACGCCACTGATCGGTGCCAGCACCACGGTCGGTAAAAACCTGAAACAGGGCGCGATCGTCATTTTCGAATCGACCGTCTATCCGGGCGCCACCGAGGAAGTCTGCATTCCGCTGCTGGAAAAGCATTCGGGAACGAAGTGGAAAGAAGGCTTTCACGTCGGCTTCTCGCCTGAGCGCATCAACCCGGGCGACAAGGAACACACGCTGACGACGATCCTGAAAGTGGTCTCCGGCGACGACGCCGAGACCCTGGAAAGCGTCGCCCAGTTGTACGAAACCGTGATCACCGCCGGCGTGCACCGCGCCTCGAGCATCAAGGTGGCCGAGGCAGCCAAGGTCATCGAAAACACCCAGCGCGACCTGAACATCGCCCTGATGAACGAACTGGCGATCATCTTCGACAAGATCGGCATCGATACCCTCGAAGTGCTGAAGGCGGCCGGTACCAAGTGGAACTTTTTACCGTTCCGCCCGGGCCTGGTCGGCGGCCACTGCATCGGCGTCGATCCGTACTACCTGACCCACAAGGCCGAGATGGTGGGTTACCACCCGCAAGTGATCCTGGCTGGCCGCCGCATCAACGACGGCATGGCGAAATTTGTTGCCGAGAAAACCGTGAAATCGATGATTTCGTCGGGCTTCCAGGTCAAGGGCGCCAAGGTCAACGTGATCGGTCTGACGTTCAAGGAAAACTGCCCGGACCTGCGCAATTCGAAAGTGGCCGACATCGTCCACGAGCTGGAAAGCTACGGCGTCGACGTGCACGTCTGGGATCCGCTGGCCGAGGCCGACGAAGCCCATCACGAGTATGGCATCACCCTGGAAAAGAACTGGGACGCGCTGCCGAAGGCGGACGCCCTGATCGCCGCCGTGCCGCATAAGGAAGTGCTGGCGATGTCGGTACCGGACTTCCAGGCAAAGCTCAACGACGGTGGCTGCTTCATCGACGTCAAGTCGCAATTCGATCAGAATGCCCTCCGCGAGGCTGGCTTCTGCGTCTGGCGCCTGTAA
- a CDS encoding SDR family oxidoreductase encodes MNKIQDVRQQLGQHSHHWLVTGAAGFIGSNLVEALLKLGQRVTGLDNFATGHRHNLDQVKESVTQEAWTKFNFIEGDIRLPANCARACEGVDFVLHQAALGSVSRSIDDPITTNDTNVTGFLNMLVAARNAKVRRFVYAASSSTYGDHPDLPKREDVIGNPLSPYAVTKYVNELYANVFGRTYGMETVGLRYFNVFGPRQDPHGAYAAVIPQWVAALIRNQPLRINGDGETSRDFCYIDNVVQANLLAAMASPEAVNQVYNVALNERTSLNQLYAMMRDLLRERFPHVDGHAPQYVDFRRGDVRHSQADIGKAAALLGYAPTHRIGEGLRQAMDWYVHDLLKQDSRAASE; translated from the coding sequence GTGAATAAGATTCAAGACGTTAGGCAGCAGCTGGGCCAGCACAGCCATCACTGGCTGGTCACCGGCGCCGCCGGCTTCATCGGCTCGAACCTGGTCGAAGCCTTGCTCAAGCTCGGCCAGCGGGTAACCGGACTCGACAATTTCGCCACGGGTCACCGGCATAACCTGGACCAGGTGAAAGAATCTGTCACGCAAGAAGCCTGGACGAAATTCAATTTCATCGAAGGCGATATCCGCCTGCCCGCCAATTGTGCGCGCGCCTGCGAGGGCGTCGACTTCGTGCTGCACCAGGCTGCGCTCGGTTCGGTCTCGCGTTCGATTGACGATCCGATCACGACCAACGACACCAACGTCACCGGCTTCCTGAACATGCTGGTGGCCGCGCGCAATGCGAAAGTACGCCGCTTCGTCTACGCCGCATCGAGCTCGACCTACGGTGACCATCCGGACCTCCCGAAACGCGAAGACGTGATCGGGAACCCGCTGTCGCCCTACGCGGTCACAAAATATGTCAACGAGCTGTATGCGAACGTGTTCGGCCGCACTTACGGTATGGAGACGGTGGGACTACGCTACTTCAACGTGTTCGGCCCGCGCCAGGATCCGCACGGTGCGTATGCCGCCGTGATCCCGCAATGGGTTGCCGCGCTGATCCGTAATCAGCCGCTGCGCATCAACGGCGACGGCGAGACCAGCCGCGACTTCTGCTACATCGACAATGTCGTGCAGGCGAACCTGCTGGCAGCGATGGCCTCGCCGGAGGCGGTGAACCAGGTCTACAACGTCGCGCTCAACGAACGTACCAGCCTGAACCAGCTGTACGCGATGATGCGCGACCTGCTGCGTGAGCGCTTCCCCCATGTGGATGGGCACGCACCCCAGTATGTCGACTTCCGCCGTGGCGACGTGCGCCACTCGCAAGCCGACATCGGCAAGGCCGCCGCGCTGCTGGGCTATGCGCCCACGCACCGAATCGGCGAGGGCCTGCGCCAGGCCATGGATTGGTATGTCCACGACCTGCTGAAGCAGGATTCTCGTGCGGCATCCGAGTAA